A single Acidobacteriota bacterium DNA region contains:
- a CDS encoding periplasmic heavy metal sensor produces MKPAVSRTIWLNLATLILLLTQAAVAQNLARGLNGQARNQQTRPGFVSRTEAKPETRPEKKVQVEAVKMIDPAKQTKVADFFSADEQQLARLGVGNPVAQMLVFRELQRRFPLSDKQRAAILALFKEETPRLRTLREQRGKQEHALEEAIYGESFDPQAIDQLVNESAATQKELMTRQATLEARLLGILAVENRGQARLFLALYEQALGPQRNSPPLPMLLNRQYNGPWRVLAELFGDDLEMLIPGFGNPLTILLVLRQLELAPAQKAEFKALSQEVRNELRTEFEQRNAAAREQPGREPLAERLENKLKIVEENADRQARLMKRQTHVETRFRQILNPKQWETYTTLLRGMLVGNVVRPAAPPVNQPLLKNRPVRPLLKNPE; encoded by the coding sequence ATGAAACCCGCTGTCTCAAGGACAATTTGGTTGAATTTGGCGACGCTGATCTTATTGCTGACGCAGGCTGCCGTTGCCCAAAATCTGGCGCGCGGCTTGAACGGTCAAGCGCGTAACCAACAAACGCGCCCCGGTTTCGTCAGCCGGACTGAAGCGAAACCCGAGACGCGGCCTGAAAAAAAAGTACAAGTCGAAGCCGTCAAAATGATAGACCCCGCCAAACAAACGAAGGTGGCGGATTTCTTCAGCGCCGACGAACAGCAGTTGGCCCGCTTGGGCGTGGGCAATCCGGTGGCGCAGATGCTGGTGTTCCGCGAATTGCAGCGCCGCTTTCCCCTCAGCGACAAGCAGCGCGCGGCCATCCTGGCGCTCTTCAAAGAAGAAACTCCCCGGCTGCGTACTTTGCGCGAACAACGTGGCAAACAGGAACACGCCTTGGAAGAGGCCATCTACGGCGAGAGCTTCGACCCGCAGGCGATTGATCAACTGGTGAATGAATCCGCCGCCACACAAAAGGAATTGATGACCCGGCAGGCGACGCTCGAAGCCCGCCTGCTCGGCATTCTCGCCGTCGAGAATCGCGGCCAGGCGCGGCTGTTTCTTGCTTTGTACGAGCAGGCGTTAGGCCCGCAACGTAATAGCCCGCCGTTGCCGATGCTGCTCAACCGGCAATACAACGGCCCGTGGCGCGTGCTGGCCGAACTGTTTGGCGATGATCTGGAAATGCTGATCCCCGGCTTTGGCAATCCGCTGACGATTCTGCTGGTCTTGCGCCAACTGGAGTTGGCACCAGCGCAAAAAGCCGAGTTCAAAGCGCTTTCCCAGGAAGTGCGCAATGAATTACGCACCGAGTTTGAACAGCGCAATGCCGCCGCGCGCGAACAACCCGGGCGCGAACCGCTGGCGGAACGGCTGGAAAACAAATTGAAAATTGTCGAAGAAAACGCAGATCGTCAGGCGCGGCTGATGAAACGCCAGACGCACGTCGAAACGCGCTTCCGGCAAATTTTGAATCCCAAGCAGTGGGAAACCTATACGACCCTCTTGCGCGGCATGTTGGTGGGCAATGTCGTGCGTCCGGCAGCGCCGCCCGTCAATCAACCGCTGCTGAAAAACCGGCCCGTCCGGCCCTTGCTCAAAAATCCTGAATAA
- the waaF gene encoding lipopolysaccharide heptosyltransferase II, protein MVHPQQSGTNMLPQQNAQSAWPKNILVRGTNWLGDAMMTTPALRRLRAAFPAARLTLLATPRTTGLFTDSSLVDSVLIYHRQEEGVQAFWQMTRVLRAHQFDLALLFQNAFEAALLAKLGEIPLRLGYAAQGRSLLLTHRLKRGQQHRNRHQVHDYLDLVKLAERVCLGQSAAPLTAPDLLPKLNASIDQMQEAEVLLRQQGIEVQQPHAKPLIALNAGATNSRAKCWPEDRFATLADLFSTRLQAQIVFIGAPSERENAARVLAQMQTRAALNLAGETSLSQLIGLLARCDLLVSNDTGPAHIAAALGRPTLTLFGPTNEFETAPTGERAALLRVDGIECARCMHRVCPIDHRCMTRLEVGAVAERALQLLRV, encoded by the coding sequence ATGGTTCATCCGCAACAATCCGGCACCAATATGTTGCCCCAACAAAATGCACAATCCGCATGGCCGAAAAATATTTTGGTGCGCGGCACTAATTGGCTCGGCGATGCGATGATGACGACCCCGGCCTTGCGCCGTTTGCGGGCAGCTTTTCCGGCGGCGCGCCTGACCTTGCTGGCGACGCCGCGCACGACCGGCCTTTTTACGGATTCCAGTCTGGTGGACAGCGTGCTGATCTATCATCGGCAGGAAGAAGGCGTGCAGGCCTTTTGGCAGATGACGCGGGTCTTGCGGGCGCATCAATTCGACTTGGCGCTGCTGTTTCAAAATGCCTTTGAAGCGGCCTTACTGGCGAAGCTGGGTGAGATTCCGTTGCGGTTGGGGTATGCCGCGCAAGGTCGCAGCCTGTTGCTGACGCATCGTTTGAAACGCGGCCAGCAACATCGTAATCGCCATCAGGTGCACGATTATCTTGACCTCGTAAAGTTAGCCGAACGCGTTTGCCTTGGACAATCCGCCGCGCCGTTGACCGCGCCTGACCTCTTGCCAAAACTCAACGCCAGTATTGACCAAATGCAGGAAGCCGAAGTGCTGTTGCGGCAGCAGGGAATCGAAGTGCAGCAGCCGCACGCCAAGCCGCTCATCGCCCTCAATGCCGGCGCGACCAACAGCCGCGCCAAATGCTGGCCCGAAGACCGCTTTGCCACCCTGGCCGATTTGTTTAGCACGCGGTTGCAAGCCCAGATCGTTTTCATCGGCGCGCCGTCCGAACGCGAAAATGCCGCGCGCGTGCTGGCCCAAATGCAAACGCGGGCAGCCTTGAATCTGGCGGGTGAAACCAGTCTGAGCCAGTTAATCGGTTTGCTGGCGCGCTGTGATTTGCTGGTCAGCAACGACACCGGCCCGGCGCACATCGCGGCGGCCCTGGGCCGTCCCACGCTGACGCTGTTTGGCCCGACCAATGAATTTGAGACGGCGCCGACGGGCGAACGCGCCGCTTTGTTGCGGGTTGACGGCATTGAATGTGCGCGTTGCATGCACCGCGTTTGCCCGATTGATCATCGGTGTATGACGCGCTTGGAAGTTGGGGCCGTGGCTGAACGTGCGTTGCAATTGTTGCGGGTCTGA
- a CDS encoding nucleotidyltransferase family protein translates to MTFTLAEQILLSALLPTEASHGRLRQLMQTGVNGQAVDWLALVARAEAVYLAPLLRFNLARGGCLPHLPAAAQHQLEQSSQTWAARHMAYVHEAERLCTALAAAGIVAFPLKGAALMLGAYYPQAGLRPAVDLDLLVDPARITEAEAVAAACGYALEPGRTKARPRQRLPNELNHAAPRRGANGLLLELHTRAFHAVRVGRDFGFAEMCELGRIRSGSDQVSFNAGIDSPATNPVATAPGTASTPCAPAALALHLVHHTLVDLQSTHAILRTLADLHFILTRDGAIAKQLRAWAAEYGFRGAVEAALQAERLLAVSDLRGLKYVGERTDDCTLLLKTALDERPQGLAAAARLLEYLDFSHAPLRKLGNLGALLLTNREHLAQQYEGQGTLLWRYVQRPFVLLGKFPWSSLRPANLWRVWRWRKLTEASRTEA, encoded by the coding sequence GTGACATTCACTCTTGCCGAACAAATCCTGCTCAGTGCTTTGCTGCCAACCGAGGCGAGCCACGGCCGTTTGCGCCAACTCATGCAAACCGGCGTGAATGGGCAAGCGGTGGACTGGCTGGCGCTGGTCGCGCGCGCCGAAGCCGTTTACCTCGCGCCCTTATTGCGGTTCAATCTGGCACGCGGTGGTTGTTTGCCGCATCTGCCCGCCGCCGCCCAACACCAACTCGAACAAAGCAGCCAGACCTGGGCGGCGCGCCACATGGCGTATGTGCACGAAGCCGAGCGGTTGTGCACTGCCTTGGCTGCCGCCGGGATCGTGGCGTTTCCGCTCAAAGGCGCGGCGTTGATGCTGGGCGCTTACTATCCGCAAGCCGGCTTGCGCCCTGCCGTTGATCTTGATTTGCTGGTTGATCCCGCGCGCATCACCGAGGCCGAAGCGGTCGCGGCAGCTTGCGGCTACGCCCTTGAACCGGGCCGCACCAAAGCCCGCCCGCGCCAACGGCTGCCGAATGAACTCAATCACGCGGCTCCGCGACGCGGCGCAAACGGGTTGTTGCTGGAATTGCATACGCGCGCCTTTCACGCGGTGCGCGTCGGGCGCGATTTTGGGTTTGCTGAAATGTGTGAGCTTGGCCGTATCCGGAGCGGTAGCGACCAGGTGAGCTTTAACGCGGGGATTGATTCACCAGCAACCAACCCGGTTGCTACCGCTCCCGGTACCGCCTCAACTCCCTGCGCCCCCGCCGCGTTGGCCTTGCATCTGGTGCATCACACGCTGGTGGATTTGCAAAGCACGCACGCCATCCTGCGCACGCTGGCCGATCTGCATTTCATCCTGACGCGGGATGGCGCAATTGCCAAGCAGTTGCGTGCCTGGGCGGCTGAATACGGCTTTCGCGGGGCGGTTGAAGCAGCCTTGCAGGCAGAGCGCTTGCTGGCAGTCAGCGATTTGCGGGGGCTGAAATATGTCGGAGAACGCACCGACGATTGCACGCTCTTGTTGAAAACGGCCTTGGACGAACGCCCTCAAGGATTGGCCGCTGCCGCGCGGTTGCTTGAGTATCTGGATTTTTCGCATGCGCCTTTGCGCAAGCTAGGCAATCTGGGCGCGCTGCTGTTAACCAATCGTGAGCATTTGGCGCAGCAGTATGAAGGGCAGGGAACGTTGCTGTGGCGTTATGTACAACGGCCTTTTGTGTTGTTGGGCAAGTTCCCTTGGTCAAGTTTGCGGCCTGCCAATCTGTGGCGAGTCTGGCGTTGGCGGAAGCTGACGGAAGCCAGCCGGACTGAAGCCTGA
- a CDS encoding sigma-54-dependent Fis family transcriptional regulator: MDKARVLIVDDEQAARTGLSEIVTAWGYETRAAGDGMEAIEMASEFYPQAVITDVFMPRLDGFGLLKKLREEHPATAVILLTGQGTIEDAVRAVKEEGAFYYFEKPINTKQLNVVLQRAIEQSSTQQENVRLRRQLGEYGVFGKLVGNSHAMRQVYTTIEQVSSSSVSVLITGESGTGKEVVAQTIHQLSPRATRPFVPINCSAIPESLMESELFGHERGAFTGAVARRDGCFELANGGTLFLDEIAEMPVMLQAKLLRVLEDRKVRRLGGSKETPVDVRVLAATNKDPLEAVRKGEFREDLLYRLNVIHMKLPALRERRDDIPLLVQHMVKELTDRHQRPARLVSHEVLEVFARHPWPGNVRELRNVVEHAVIICDGQRIEKHHLSSQLFDGRSLRAEDTITLPVGIPLEEAERQLILKTLIKTNNNKTRAAELLQISLKTLHNKLKLYREEGEE; encoded by the coding sequence ATGGATAAGGCAAGAGTTTTGATCGTTGATGATGAACAGGCGGCCCGCACCGGCTTGAGCGAAATCGTGACGGCCTGGGGCTATGAAACGCGCGCGGCGGGCGACGGCATGGAGGCCATCGAAATGGCCAGCGAATTTTACCCGCAGGCCGTGATTACCGATGTGTTCATGCCACGGCTGGACGGCTTCGGCCTGCTCAAAAAGCTGCGCGAAGAACACCCGGCCACGGCGGTGATCCTGCTCACGGGCCAGGGCACCATCGAAGACGCCGTGCGCGCCGTCAAAGAAGAAGGCGCGTTCTATTACTTTGAAAAGCCGATCAACACGAAGCAGTTGAATGTCGTGTTGCAACGCGCCATCGAACAGTCTTCGACGCAGCAGGAAAACGTGCGGCTGCGGCGGCAACTGGGCGAATACGGCGTCTTCGGCAAACTGGTCGGCAATTCGCACGCGATGCGGCAGGTTTATACGACCATCGAACAGGTCTCTAGTTCGTCCGTCTCGGTGCTGATCACCGGCGAATCCGGCACTGGCAAAGAAGTCGTCGCACAAACCATTCATCAGCTCAGCCCACGCGCCACCCGGCCCTTTGTGCCGATCAACTGTTCGGCCATCCCCGAATCGCTGATGGAATCAGAACTCTTCGGCCACGAGCGCGGCGCGTTTACCGGCGCAGTAGCGCGGCGCGACGGCTGTTTTGAATTGGCCAACGGCGGCACGCTCTTTCTGGACGAAATCGCCGAGATGCCCGTGATGTTGCAGGCCAAACTGCTGCGCGTGCTCGAAGACCGCAAGGTGCGCCGCCTGGGTGGCAGCAAAGAAACGCCGGTGGACGTGCGCGTGCTGGCCGCCACCAACAAAGACCCGCTCGAAGCCGTCCGCAAAGGCGAATTCCGCGAAGACCTGCTCTATCGCCTGAACGTCATCCACATGAAACTGCCCGCCCTGCGCGAACGCCGCGATGACATTCCGCTGCTGGTACAACACATGGTCAAGGAACTCACGGATCGGCATCAACGCCCCGCCCGGTTGGTTTCACACGAAGTGCTCGAAGTGTTCGCGCGTCATCCCTGGCCCGGCAATGTGCGCGAATTGCGCAACGTGGTCGAACACGCCGTCATCATCTGCGACGGCCAGCGCATCGAAAAGCATCATCTCTCTTCGCAACTCTTCGATGGCCGCTCGCTGCGCGCCGAAGACACCATCACCTTGCCCGTCGGCATTCCGCTCGAAGAAGCCGAGCGCCAATTGATCCTCAAAACACTCATCAAGACCAACAACAACAAGACGCGCGCCGCCGAGTTGTTGCAAATCAGCTTGAAAACATTGCACAACAAATTGAAGTTGTATCGGGAAGAAGGCGAGGAGTAA
- a CDS encoding outer membrane lipoprotein carrier protein LolA translates to MLTTISFAWLVLSGVVQCGTGSGSDPMLLRRPHLELPGRYRSPYRNVGAPLQADDLAALVNALQTKYDRLTSLAADFTQVYNARGERTRRESGTLLLKKPGRMRWDYTTPERKQFISDGKWLYEYVESEKLATRSAVRESDDLRAPFAFLLGRGKLRRDFQRIEFASEAPTKAGNRVLRLVPKRTQDFRELLVEVEPGSLQLARLVLIDRNLARSDFLFSNMRENAPASEAQFAFKAPAGVKVVEQ, encoded by the coding sequence TTGCTGACAACGATTAGTTTTGCGTGGTTGGTGTTGAGCGGCGTGGTGCAGTGCGGTACGGGGAGCGGTAGCGACCCGATGCTGCTGCGTCGCCCACACTTGGAATTACCAGGTCGCTACCGCTCCCCGTACCGCAACGTGGGCGCGCCGCTCCAAGCCGACGATCTGGCCGCGTTGGTCAACGCTTTGCAAACCAAGTATGACCGCCTGACCTCGCTGGCCGCCGATTTCACTCAGGTCTACAACGCGCGCGGCGAACGCACGCGGCGCGAGAGCGGCACGCTGCTCTTAAAAAAGCCGGGCCGCATGCGCTGGGATTACACGACGCCCGAACGCAAACAATTCATCAGCGACGGCAAATGGCTGTATGAATACGTCGAGTCCGAAAAGCTGGCGACCCGCAGCGCTGTGCGCGAGTCTGACGATTTGCGCGCGCCCTTCGCCTTCCTGCTCGGACGCGGCAAGTTGCGCCGCGATTTCCAGCGCATCGAATTCGCCAGCGAAGCGCCCACCAAAGCCGGCAATCGCGTCTTGCGCCTAGTGCCCAAACGTACACAGGATTTCCGCGAATTACTGGTCGAAGTCGAACCCGGCAGCTTGCAACTGGCGCGCCTGGTGCTCATTGATCGCAATTTGGCGCGCTCTGATTTCCTCTTCAGCAACATGCGCGAAAACGCCCCGGCCAGCGAAGCGCAGTTCGCGTTCAAAGCGCCCGCCGGTGTGAAAGTGGTGGAGCAATGA
- a CDS encoding HAD-IB family phosphatase, with protein MSAPLLDRARLHIFTDFDGTITEQDTLVFLATRLGGGPEMVQAIGRLLRTHEITLREAIAAEMRSVRVPYAEAERLLRAEVQLDPHFKPFAHWCAAQRLPLTILSAGFYQNIHLFLSRDEFPHIEILANELQPNERTGWQCIFRDNSDDGHDKAQALRAARQRGQYTVFIGDGLSDRRAAEAADEVFAKPALAEHCRAQGIACHEYQTFAEVWAQLRGRFETER; from the coding sequence ATGAGCGCACCCTTGCTTGACCGGGCGCGCCTGCACATCTTTACCGATTTCGACGGCACGATTACCGAACAGGACACGCTGGTTTTTCTGGCGACACGGCTGGGTGGCGGGCCTGAAATGGTGCAGGCCATCGGGCGCTTGCTTAGAACCCACGAAATCACCCTGCGCGAAGCCATCGCCGCCGAAATGCGCAGCGTCCGCGTGCCTTATGCCGAAGCCGAAAGACTGCTACGCGCCGAAGTGCAACTCGATCCGCACTTCAAACCTTTTGCACACTGGTGCGCCGCGCAACGGTTGCCGCTGACCATCTTGAGCGCAGGCTTTTATCAAAACATCCACTTGTTTTTGTCGCGCGACGAATTCCCGCACATAGAAATTCTGGCGAACGAGTTGCAACCCAACGAGCGCACCGGCTGGCAATGCATCTTCCGCGATAATTCGGATGACGGCCATGACAAAGCCCAGGCATTGCGCGCCGCGCGCCAACGTGGACAATATACCGTCTTCATCGGCGACGGCCTTTCGGATCGGCGCGCCGCCGAGGCTGCCGATGAAGTCTTCGCCAAACCTGCGCTGGCCGAACATTGCCGCGCGCAGGGCATCGCCTGTCACGAATACCAAACTTTTGCCGAAGTCTGGGCGCAGTTACGCGGCAGGTTTGAGACCGAACGTTAA